Within Paralichthys olivaceus isolate ysfri-2021 chromosome 14, ASM2471397v2, whole genome shotgun sequence, the genomic segment TTCTTTGTTGTCCTTTCTGTTTGCTTTACTGCAGATGCTGTGGTAAATATGTGTGTGGCGAATATTTTGTCTCTGTGCAGCACCTGCGTGTGAAAGATGCTTCTGATcgcacattttttttatttacaaagctACGTCATTGCAGAAGTGACCCCATGTAGTGCATGAGTGGAAGTGGCAATTGTTTTAATCAGCgaggatttatttattgttgtctTCATCCCAAGTCCAGTGGAGAACAGTTACTGTGCCACACCTCGGCTTGTTTTTCATCTCTATCTTCCTTCACATACATGTTCAACAAGAAATCACCAAATCTCCATCCTTACTATTAACCCATCCAACGATTCACACAGGACTCTGGTATCTCTTGTGGGCTAAAGATGAAACACTAACTAACTCTTATTATTTGTCCACTTAGATATTGTCGCGTTCTATTTTTAGATTATCCTTTCTTCATCCTAGTCGTCTGCCTTTGTGTTACAGAGAACGCTAACTCTCTAAGCTGCATGCCAacacatttacaacatttacCAAAGGGAGATTAGgctgttttaatgtttgagtGTTTACGTAAGTAGTGTCcgtgtttgttttgctctttcaACACAAATATATCAACCCACTCATTAGACAGAATATTTATGTTGGACAACCTCACCACCAGATTATTAAATCAGTTTGTGTTCAATGCCAACATAAAAGAATGATTCCATCTACTACCACACAGTTTGGCAAACATCACGGTTAGAGTTTGCAAGACAAGTCATTCTTTCAAAAAAACCAGCACTGATTATTTTAGAGGGACAAAAATAGactcacatttatttagtaGCATTATTTTTCATCATGAAACGCAGAATTGTCCAATATAAACTTAATTCTTGCGGACTGGGCTGAAAATGTATCACAGGACTAATATTGAATTAACACAACTCCTACCACTACTGTAATTGTATTAAGGTGTCCCATGTCACCTGTCACATGTCACTTCCATGTCGTGGAGGTTGAATTTTGTCACTTGCTGGAAAAGGCCATACAGACAAAGCTTACATTGTCTGTAATGATTATATTGTAATGACGTAGAGAAATGCAGTGAGAGAAACGGTCCATTACTCAGATGAGACATACAGTTCGCCTGCAGTGCCTCCTTGTGCCTTTACTAACAGCATGTACTGCTTCACTAAAACAGGACAGTGTCTGCGCACCACAGCGTCTAACTTacaaataacattaacttttagACCTAATTCTGAAAGATAATAACCACATCTCACCATACTTTTTTATGTTGAagcatcttttgttttttttttgtttgtttcagactgAAAAGCCCGAACGACGTCATACCTTTGCCTCCTTAGCTTTGCGTAAGCGCTACAGCTATTTGACCGACCCAGCAGCGAGTGAGTTTCCCATTTTTACTTTCGTGAAAATTTTCAATTGGTTTTAGATAATTTTGTAATTTGAATCAGATGCCCTCTTCATGTGACACATACTCTGGTCATTTGTCATTCATCAAACATTTGCATGGTTTACTGTGTCTTACGCTTCGCTTACACACCCCATGTTGACAAAAAAAGTCTCCCTGGTTCAACTGTTCCGTTATTTAACGTTTGTGAAAACACTGGGAAtcattgtctgtctgttcatttatcatttgaacaaaaatgtttcaattcatgttgaataaaaatattttttgaattgTTCGCATTCTTTTAGTGGCCATTTCACTCTTATTGGCTTTCTgattgtgtgctgctgtgtatATCAATGTGGTAACGGGTTGCACTTTATATAATGTGATTTCTCTACAGTGAGACTATGTTAGACGATTTTGCCATTTACAAAGTGTTGGCATACATTTCACTggattcattattaataaatacaGTGTCCTTGTTGCACTTTATAAGGACACAAGTGTTGCACAGTGTTGTAAACAATAATGACTGATTTATTGTTACTTTTTTGTAAAGTGCAACCtcgtattttatttttaagccGTGACCAGACAAGTAaagtgatatttattttattatatacactTGTGGGGTCATCTCTGGCATTGGAAATGAACCAAATGAAATCATAATCACAAGTCAGTGAAAACTGTACAAGGCACTGCTGCAAGGAGGCAAATAGATTAAGCACATCAAAAGTCAAtggaattttattttgattatgtcttttcttttttgtcaccTTTATCATGTCAATCATTTTTGTTCCTATACGTTGTTTATCAGGTTTATTTTGTCACAAGTCACTGCCATTTCATCCTGGACATTTGAATAAGGGCCTTTATTACATTTGACAGTTGACAAAAGCTTTCTCAGTTTGAActgttatgttgttttaaaccttTGTCTTGCTACCGTCAATAATGCTGTTTCTGACTGACTCAAATTTCTCTTTCtggtttttatcttttatttcatattatttcaCGTTACATTTTATGTTTGCCTCCTTATtgcttttggttttaattatgttCGAAGAAACAACTGATCGAAGCTCGCCGAGAACACAGCCTTCTAGCTACCCTCACAAACCTGTCTTTTCAACGAGATCTTATCAGGCGTGGTCGCCTGTTCCTGTCGCCATCCCTAGCCAAGCCAAATCTGGGTTTGGCTCCATCTCCAGTTCATCATCCAACACGCCTTCTGCCTCTCCACTAAAGTCTGTCTGGTCCATCAACTCTGCCTCCCCCATCAAGACCAACATCCCTGGATCACCTGCCTCTTCTGTTAAGTCAGTTAGTGACATGGCCTCTCCCATCAGATCTTACAGAACCATCTCCTCTCCTATAAAAACTGTAGTCCAACAAGTCCAGTACCCGAGCCAGGTCTTGTCTAGTCCCCTGGCCTCACCAGGGAAAAGTGCCCCAGACCCAATGTCTATGAAAGGACTGGCGGCATTATCTGCTAGGACCTCCCCTATAactgtctctgcaggaggaagCCCTCTTCTTGAGAGAACATCCATAGGCATGACGCCACCAACTTCTCCCAAATCATCTCTGACTATGTTTAGTTCACCCTTACCATACAAGACTGTTATGGGGGGCTCTTGTGGCTCCACACCTTCCTCCTCACCAATCAAAACAGTCCCTGGTCTCTCATCTGTGCGTTCCTTCGCTTCAGAAGTCACTGGCCCTGCAAGAAAcctgttctcttctctttcatcacCACTTAAATCCAACACCCCTCCAAGTGCTGCATCTCTGATCAATGGAACCGTATCTCCAGCACAGTATCGCTCTTCATCCCCAACATCTCTTCTCTCCAGCAGCCTGCAAGAGAGAATACAAGCAACCACCAATGCTGCGACCACAAATGTCAATGCAGCATTTGATGAGGTTGAAAAAACATTGAATTCTTGTTCTGCAGGCTACGGCACCTTGAAGTCCTTGTCCTCCTCTGGATCTTCCTCGTATCAGTCCATGAGATCATCTGCCTCTAATTCCCTTTACAACTCTCTAAGGCCCTCTCCAAATGCCACCACTGCTGTTACATCCAGTTCAATGACTGTCCCGGTGTACTCTGTTATTAATCTGCTGCCAGAGCCCCAGTTTAAAAAGTTACCTGAGGTGTCCAAATCAGCTGCTGCCCTCCTGTCCCCACGGAAGACTGTGCCCACTGAGGTGAATTCTCAGTTGCAGTCTTCCTTTTCCAGAACTCTTTCTCCCATCAAAGcctctcttttttctgctgGCCTAAAATCAAACACCATATCACCATTGTCATCCAGCCAAGAGATTCTGAAGGATGTagctgaaatgaaagaagacTTGATACGAATGTCAGCCATTTTACAGACAGATCCAAATTCCACAGCAAATAAAGGATTTCAGTCTGATTCTCCCAAGGAGGTCAAAATGGAGGACGAGGAGCCGTACAGAATTGTGGAGAAAGTAAAACAAGATTTAGTAAAAGTGAGCGAAATCCTTACTAAAGATGCTGTGAAAGATGGTAGGGTTTCTCTGGCAAGGGGTGCTTTGGATGACATACACTTTTCGAAAGTGCAAGTTGAACAACCACCAAGCAACTGGAGCTATCCACCAAGATACGAGACTGTGGTTCCTCAAGCCAAATCAAAAACAATACCAGATAGAGATTTCAATCTCTCCAAAGTGGTTGACTACCTGACCAATGATGTTGGTAGCAGCTCTTTCTCCAAAATGCATGACACAAAGCATAAAGCCGATGAAAgcaagagagaaggagagggcaAGGAGAAGCAGAAACGTGTCCTAAAACCCACCATAGCCGTTCAGGAGCATAAGCTCAAAATGCCTCCAACAAACATGCGCTCTTCAGCTTCAGACAGAGAGATCAGTAAAGTAGCAGATGCACTTTTTGGAGCTGACACTGTGCTAGAATCCCCTGATGATATCTCACATGAACAGGATAAAAGCCCCCTCTCGGACAGTGGTTTTGAGACCAGGAGTGAAAGGACACCCTCTGCCCCTCAAAGTGCTGAAGGAATGGGCCCCAAGGCCCTTTTTCAGGATATCCCAGTTCCACCAGTGATCACTGAGACTAGGACTGAGGTTGTCCATGTCATCAGGAGCTATGAGTCTCCAGAGGATAACAAACAACTTCCAATGGAGGATACACTTGCTGTCAGATATATTGATTCAGATGCCAAAGGTCATCTAAATCAAGCTACACCAACTTCAGAACATAATAAGTGCTACTCAATAAAAGTCAGCCCTGATGAAGATCCAATGGGAAAGGGGATGAGAGTAAAGGAGGAGACTCACATCACTACCACCACCAGGATGGTTTACCACAAACCTGGCAAAGAAGCACCATCTGAGAGGTGTGAAGAAACCATGTCTGTGCATGACATAATGAAGGCTTTTCAGTCAGGCAAGGACCCTTCTAGAGAACTCGCTGGACTCTTTGAACACAAGTCTGGCAGTGAAGAGACATCACAAAGAGTCCTTGAGGACATCAACTCCAAACCTAAAGTTGAAAGAATAATTGAGGTCCACATTGAAAAGGGCAATAAAACAGAACCAACAGAGGTCATCATcagagagacaaaagagaagGAGATGTATTACTACCCAGggaacagacaggaagtggatgAGCCTGAGGAATCACTACCAGTGTACCTTGACTCCCCCAGAGTAAACACACCCATGTCTCAGGAGGAAGACAGTCGCCCTAGTTCAGCCCAGCTCATGGCAGATGACTCTTACAAAACCCTAAAGCTACTTAGTCAGCAGTCTGTAGAGTACAATGAGGATGAGTCATCTGAGCTTAGGGGAGAATCTTATAATTTTGCAGAGAAAATGCTTCTCTCTGAGAAATTTGACCAGTCTCATTCTGACACAGAGGAATATCTGAGAGACAGGACTCACTTCCACTCACCGGACAGAAACAGTGAGGGTAGATCAGTTGCGCCAAGGACAGAGTATGTTTTCAGGTCGCCAAGAAATGTGTTTGACAAATCAGGAAGAATGGCCAGTGTTGATGATAACTTTGACAAACTGACACTTTTGCAGTATTCGTCTGAACCTGGAAGCCCAAAGCAATCTGTTTGGATGCGGGTGTCAGATGACACACAGAGTAAGGAGAGAGAAGAGCTTATGTATGAGGATAGAGTGGACAGAACTGTAAAAGAGGCACAGGAAAAACTCAGTCAAGTATCTCAGTTTTTTCGCGATAGAACAGAACAGCTCAATGATGAGCTCTCATCTCCAGAGAAGAAATCTCGTAGACCCGACTTCAGAGAATCGCGATCAGGGCCGAGCTCTACACACAGCAGTCCAGAGAGGTCAGCTTACAAGAATGGGGCAAGTGGCGAAGAGTGGAGCAGAGAAAGGCTTAGAGACAGGTTCAGCTCCAGTGACAGGAAATGTGCCAGCTTACCCAGCAGTCCAGAAAGGAGAGTACTGTTGCAGTACAGTGATTCAGACCCAAGAAAACAAGGAGATGGTAAATCCCAGGGAATCCAAGGTGAAAACTCTAAACCTTTTCAAATACCTTCCTCAAAAGTGAGTGCAGTGAGGCTTAAGTTTGAGCAAGAGGCTAAAAGGCAGGATAGGACTCCTCAAGGTGTCCAAAATTCTAATGCTCCTATTAGGAAACTACAGGATAGTAAGCTACCTGTGTATCAAGTCTTTGCTGGTCCAAATATTCCAAAAACTCCAGACAGTCCAGGAAATCAGAGGAGATGTTTGGGTAGTGAATCAAATAAGTTCTCTCCCAAGCAAGAGACCAGTGAAAACgttcaggaggagaaaaagctATTTAAAACTTGGGAGAGCCAAGGTTATGGAAGCTATAAACCCCAATCTCCCAAACTATCTCATTCATTAATCCATGATTCCATGAATGATGGCAATAACAGCGATTCCCCAAGACAGGAAACGACCAAGAAAATAATCTACACAGAATTTGTTGTTCGAGAAAGTCCAAATACCAATGATAGTCTAAAAAAAAACTCGGAATCACAAATTCCTATTAGAAAGCTTTCTAATTTCTCAGAAAATCAGAAATCCACCTCTTTAAAGTTAGATGCCTCTGTTGAACCATGTGAGAGGGCGGGGTCTCATATACCGACTTTAACTAGAAGTCGGTTACACAGTAGCTCTGAATCCAACAAGTCCACTCGTGCATCATCAGTAGGAAAATCCACAGACTCATCAGATGGTAGCCAGTCAACCATAGTGTGCAACGGTGTTGATGACAACCAAATAGAGTATTTGGAACAAATAACTCCTGTAGTTGTCACAGAGGGTTTCAGAGATATTAAACCCTTACCTGTGTATGTTAGCATCCAAGTAGGAAAGCAGTACGAGAAAGAAACAGCCTCGGGGCAGTTGGGAACATACAAAAAGATAGTAAGCCATGAGAgtaggacagtgcatgagacaAGGGGTGCATTTTACAATGTCAAGCAAAAGCAGTCTCCATCTCCTCAAGGAAGCCCAGAAGATGACACTCTCGAACAAGTGACTTTCATGGATAGCTCTGGGAAAAGTCCTGTTACCCCTGAGACCCCCAGCTCTGAGGAAGTCAGCCTGACCTCAAGAGCACCAGACTCAGTGATAGGCCTTATGCCTGGGATGCCAAGCACTATCCTAGAGGagtctgaggaagaagaaggacagACTTTCATCTACAAGGGGACCTCAAAGGAAATATCTAAGCCAGCTCACCCAGAAagtcacattaaaaaacaacatgatacagagagacagaaatcaaaagagaaaagagtggCTTATATAGAgttcccacctcctcctcctttagaGACAGAGCAGTCTGACCCTGAGAAAAGGGGATCATGTGCCTCTTctgaggcagagacagagatgatgGAGGTAAATCTCCAAGAGGAGCATGATAGGCACCTATTAGCTGAGCCTATCATCAGGGTGCAGCCTCCATCCCCTATTCCCCCAGGAGCAGATAACAGTGACTCTAGTGATGATGAATCTGTGTTCCATCCCATCCCTGTCAAAAAGTACACCTTCAAAatgaaagaggagggagagaaactctcaaataacaaacaatctgagaaaaatggaaataatgagTCTGGAATCAATGGTGAAGTAAAGGTAGAAGATTCCGACTTTGAACAAAACGGCAATGACCAGTCAATCACAGACTGCTCTATAGCAACCACTGCTGAGTTCTCTCATGATACGGATGCAACTGAAATAGACTCTTTAGATGGGTATGACCTtcaggatgaggatgatggacTGAGTGAAGACCCTAAAACATCAAGTCTGTCCAATGATGGAAAAACAACAGACCGCTCATTTAGTCAGTCGAAGCTTGAAGTCatagaggaagagaaatgtGAGGAAGGAGGGGATAATGGAAAGACTAAAACCAGTACATCGTCAAAATGcagtggagaagaaaaagattATACCCTTGAAGGAAGACATCCAGATAGGCAGATCTATGGAGAAAATTGCTTTGCCTACCAACTTGAAGAGGAGTTGAATTCTACCTTTAAGACTGTTGCCACCAAAGGCCTGGACTTTGACCCCTGGTCCACCAAGGGGGGAGATAATGATGGAGTTTTTGAATCCAAAACAAAAGACGAGGATCCTAAGCCCTTTGGTTTATCGGTGGAGGACAAATCACAGGCTACAACACCTGACACAACCCCTGCTCGAACACCGACTGATGAGAGCACACCAACTAGTGAGCCTAACCCCTTCCCTTTCCACGAAGGAAAGATGTTTGAGATGACCCGCAGTGGTGCTATTGACATGAGCAAGCGGGACTTTGTTGAAGAGAGGCTTCAGTTTTTCCAGATTGGTGAGCATTCCTCTGACCCTAAAACAGGGGAAAAGGGGAGAGGGGGCAAGATCCAGGGGGTAATTTCCTCTCAGTCAAAAACAGGGGAAAGGGCCACAGTAGATGGAAAGGTGAATGTTATAGATACTACCACAGACAGCAGCACTACACCAGCAAcaccaacagcaacaacagcaaaatGCAGCCCTGCACAGCCTGGCAGTGACACTGGCAATACCGGTGCTGATGCCCCCACCTGCGAAGCCATAGCTGAGACCGCCTCCTCTTGCACAATTACAGCCTCTAAGGTTGATCCCAAATTACGCACTCCTATTAAGATGGGCATAGCTGCCTCTATAACTGTGAAAAAAGACTCAGGGGATCTCACAGATTGTAAAGCTGAGATGTCAGAGGGACAAATGGTGCCAGAATACATCAGTATAGAGGGTCAGTGTGCGGAAAGTCAGTCTAGCAGACACAGTGAGCCCGAGACAGAGATAAGAGACTTCCCTTCAGaaaactgcaacaacaacaataatcttGAGTCCTCCAGTGTTCAGGCCAACTACATTCAGTGTGGTAGTGTGGTGTTCAATTTGCAGTCCTCTTCTGAGCCCACTCTTCAGAAAGCTAGCAGGATAGAAACACTGGGCTGTAGGGATTTAGAAGAGAAAGTGGATGTTCACAGCAGCAATCAAGGGCAGGACCAGAAAAGTGAAACCgtcaaagaaagtgaagtgAAACAGCCCAAGTCAAGGCTTCCAGTTAAAGCATCAGGGTGGTCATTTCACACGCAGGGAACAGCCATAGGCAAACAGAAGCCCAAACGAGCAGTGACAGTTGAAGTCAGGAAAAGAGGAGAGCCAGCCATAGCCAAAGTAGAGCCCAGGTCTAGAATACCAATCAAGGATATTAAAAAGAGcagccctgctgctgcagctagCCCACTTGTTTCAGTTCGAGTTACCTCACAGCCCAAGAGGGCATTGGACTCAGAAAGAGCAGCCATACGTTTGCCCACAAGGCTACCACTGAAGGACAGGCATCAGGTCAGCAATGTCACGAGTGAGGGA encodes:
- the LOC109633137 gene encoding ankyrin-3-like isoform X16; the protein is MAHAASQLKKNRGEVDVNALEDEKEKRRKSRRAASREQKRKSDSNASYLRAARAGNLEKVLDYLKSGVEINICNQNGLNALHLASKEGHVEVVAELLKLGAAVDAATKKGNTALHIASLAGQTEVVKELVTNGANVNSQSQNGFTPLYMAAQENHLEVVRFLLEHSASQSMATEDGFTPLAVALQQGHDQVVSLLLENDTKGKVRLPALHIAARKDDTKAAALLLQNDHNADVESKMMVNRTTESGFTPLHIAAHYGNINVATLLLNRGAAVDFMARNDITPLHVASKRGNSNMVKLLLDRGSKIDAKTKDGLTPLHCGARSGHEQVVEILLDRGAPFLSKTKNGLSPLHMATQGDHLNCVQLLLQHDVPVDDVTNDYLTALHVAAHCGHYKVAKLIVDKKANPNAKALNGFTPLHIACKKNRVKVMELLLKHGASIQAVTESGLTPIHVAAFMGHENIVHSLTHHGASPNTTNVRGETALHMAARAGQADVVQYLLKNGAKVETKSKDDQTALHISSRLGKVDIVQQLLQCGASANAATTSGYTPLHLAAREGHQDVAAMLLENGASLSSATKKGFSPLHVAAKYGKMEVASLLLQKRAAPDAAGKSGLTPLHVAAHYDNQRVALLLLDQGASPHAAAKNGYTPLHIAAKKNQMDIGTTLLEYGADTNAMTRQGISPVHLAAQEGSVDLVSLLLTKNANVNMCNKSGLTPLHLAAQEDKVNVAEVLLNHGADVNPQTKMGYTPLHVACHYGNAKMANFLLQNHARVNGKTKNGYCPLHQAAQQGHTHIINLLLQHGASANELTVNGNTALSVAHRLGYISVVDTLRPMTDENLTTMSASEKHKINVPETMNEFLDMSDDEVRANVPEILKEESFSDVDEGEDAMTGDTDKYLRPQDLKELGDDSLPQEGYMGFSIGARSASLRSFSSDRSNTLNRSSFARDSMMIEEILAPTKDTHLAVTRDYSSECMRRYSWTPDTVDHSHNTVSSPIHSGLSSPLPQYDSRFLVSFMVDARGGSMRGSRHNGMRIIIPPRKCTAPTRITCRLAKRHKLAYPPPMVEGEGLVSRLVEVGPAGAQFLGPVIVEIPHFGSMRGKERELIVLRSDNGDAWKEHQSDGRPEDLFDLLSGMDEELDSPAELEKKRICRIVTRDFPQYFAVVSRIKQESNHMGPDGGMLSSSTVPMVQASFPQGALTKKIRVGLQAQPVPDDMVRAVLGNRATFSPIVTVEPRRRKFHKPITMTIPVPPRSAEGHPSGHRGDSAPCLRLLCSITGGTSPAQWEDITGTTPLSFVTDCVSFTTNVSARFWLADCHQIPETVSLASQLYRELICVPYLAKFVVFAKMNDIVEARLRCFCMTDDKVDKTLEQQENFEEVARSKDIEVLEGKPIHVDCYGNLSPLTKSGQQLVFNFYSFKENRLPFNVKIRDMGQEPCGRLSFLREPKNTKGLPQTAICNLNITLPTHKKDMESDPDDETEKPERRHTFASLALRKRYSYLTDPAAKTTDRSSPRTQPSSYPHKPVFSTRSYQAWSPVPVAIPSQAKSGFGSISSSSSNTPSASPLKSVWSINSASPIKTNIPGSPASSVKSVSDMASPIRSYRTISSPIKTVVQQVQYPSQVLSSPLASPGKSAPDPMSMKGLAALSARTSPITVSAGGSPLLERTSIGMTPPTSPKSSLTMFSSPLPYKTVMGGSCGSTPSSSPIKTVPGLSSVRSFASEVTGPARNLFSSLSSPLKSNTPPSAASLINGTVSPAQYRSSSPTSLLSSSLQERIQATTNAATTNVNAAFDEVEKTLNSCSAGYGTLKSLSSSGSSSYQSMRSSASNSLYNSLRPSPNATTAVTSSSMTVPVYSVINLLPEPQFKKLPEVSKSAAALLSPRKTVPTEVNSQLQSSFSRTLSPIKASLFSAGLKSNTISPLSSSQEILKDVAEMKEDLIRMSAILQTDPNSTANKGFQSDSPKEVKMEDEEPYRIVEKVKQDLVKVSEILTKDAVKDGRVSLARGALDDIHFSKVQVEQPPSNWSYPPRYETVVPQAKSKTIPDRDFNLSKVVDYLTNDVGSSSFSKMHDTKHKADESKREGEGKEKQKRVLKPTIAVQEHKLKMPPTNMRSSASDREISKVADALFGADTVLESPDDISHEQDKSPLSDSGFETRSERTPSAPQSAEGMGPKALFQDIPVPPVITETRTEVVHVIRSYESPEDNKQLPMEDTLAVRYIDSDAKGHLNQATPTSEHNKCYSIKVSPDEDPMGKGMRVKEETHITTTTRMVYHKPGKEAPSERCEETMSVHDIMKAFQSGKDPSRELAGLFEHKSGSEETSQRVLEDINSKPKVERIIEVHIEKGNKTEPTEVIIRETKEKEMYYYPGNRQEVDEPEESLPVYLDSPRVNTPMSQEEDSRPSSAQLMADDSYKTLKLLSQQSVEYNEDESSELRGESYNFAEKMLLSEKFDQSHSDTEEYLRDRTHFHSPDRNSEGRSVAPRTEYVFRSPRNVFDKSGRMASVDDNFDKLTLLQYSSEPGSPKQSVWMRVSDDTQSKEREELMYEDRVDRTVKEAQEKLSQVSQFFRDRTEQLNDELSSPEKKSRRPDFRESRSGPSSTHSSPERSAYKNGASGEEWSRERLRDRFSSSDRKCASLPSSPERRVLLQYSDSDPRKQGDGKSQGIQGENSKPFQIPSSKVSAVRLKFEQEAKRQDRTPQGVQNSNAPIRKLQDSKLPVYQVFAGPNIPKTPDSPGNQRRCLGSESNKFSPKQETSENVQEEKKLFKTWESQGYGSYKPQSPKLSHSLIHDSMNDGNNSDSPRQETTKKIIYTEFVVRESPNTNDSLKKNSESQIPIRKLSNFSENQKSTSLKLDASVEPCERAGSHIPTLTRSRLHSSSESNKSTRASSVGKSTDSSDGSQSTIVCNGVDDNQIEYLEQITPVVVTEGFRDIKPLPVYVSIQVGKQYEKETASGQLGTYKKIVSHESRTVHETRGAFYNVKQKQSPSPQGSPEDDTLEQVTFMDSSGKSPVTPETPSSEEVSLTSRAPDSVIGLMPGMPSTILEESEEEEGQTFIYKGTSKEISKPAHPESHIKKQHDTERQKSKEKRVAYIEFPPPPPLETEQSDPEKRGSCASSEAETEMMEVNLQEEHDRHLLAEPIIRVQPPSPIPPGADNSDSSDDESVFHPIPVKKYTFKMKEEGEKLSNNKQSEKNGNNESGINGEVKVEDSDFEQNGNDQSITDCSIATTAEFSHDTDATEIDSLDGYDLQDEDDGLSEDPKTSSLSNDGKTTDRSFSQSKLEVIEEEKCEEGGDNGKTKTSTSSKCSGEEKDYTLEGRHPDRQIYGENCFAYQLEEELNSTFKTVATKGLDFDPWSTKGGDNDGVFESKTKDEDPKPFGLSVEDKSQATTPDTTPARTPTDESTPTSEPNPFPFHEGKMFEMTRSGAIDMSKRDFVEERLQFFQIGEHSSDPKTGEKGRGGKIQGVISSQSKTGERATVDGKVNVIDTTTDSSTTPATPTATTAKCSPAQPGSDTGNTGADAPTCEAIAETASSCTITASKVDPKLRTPIKMGIAASITVKKDSGDLTDCKAEMSEGQMVPEYISIEGQCAESQSSRHSEPETEIRDFPSENCNNNNNLESSSVQANYIQCGSVVFNLQSSSEPTLQKASRIETLGCRDLEEKVDVHSSNQGQDQKSETVKESEVKQPKSRLPVKASGWSFHTQGTAIGKQKPKRAVTVEVRKRGEPAIAKVEPRSRIPIKDIKKSSPAAAASPLVSVRVTSQPKRALDSERAAIRLPTRLPLKDRHQVSNVTSEGCRQGRQEKPDEICKRTIEYFKDISGETLKLVDRLSDEEKKTQTEQSEEDSTSRSTSLSDASQPSQPSQPSRSSRSGRGSRAEAGAASVRAKVATTDRASGSERSRRSRRTGGKEGSQGLTGSRTPPIAEIKPSPQSPCERTDLRMAIVADHLGLSWTELAREMNFTVDEINHIRLENPNSLTAQSFMLLKKWVSREGKNATTDALTTVLTKVNRMDIVTLLEGPIFDYGNISGTRCFADDNAVFRDQADDYQSILAELQSPATLHFDPHFLEPELPVTPNPSLAHHQPEPDTPLLAHSQRQPLPWSPEIEPSSREPGSPPRPCELTLSFPVFELPDPVPSKVRKPHIALNDQLLLSEEEDRPCHEMELSHRPKSPSFPAMCELDIDTFYFTSSPSLSSISSITPSSPDRAQIGDMGVSLQMGAANGVQGDVGLIESEKKVTEEIKNVDEMVAAEVAEGNGLKWVEQDLIKNVERKCEMITKDRSKLAEESKGLVEQREEQHVLVADESKETACGMEEVIEVQILSEEQNNLIESEQGLEKVCTTVNAMTVKEDIDEKPEVWEGDAGSDDLVYESNRLENTDGQIQFKDGACDCEKDISGTAEGDQAAEDQAVARLSPQAWVEALGELQSSESGSNEEEEEGHRDKPTTEEALGTLMEEVKNEEVSEDKEEDAEMIQDRVQEITDRVEHAEKDMCSLSGWHSDSSSVNVEPPTPGRSVSSDLLDRRESQEISSESITSSSRAESGRSRHNGSSSKHSPQGGSSESSNGKKEEGALVSEKKVKQADVSRNSRRKDERRSGDKKLHS